In Candidatus Methylacidiphilales bacterium, one DNA window encodes the following:
- the hisI gene encoding phosphoribosyl-AMP cyclohydrolase: MNPPSFSPRGSKQQIEEGLELAPKFDENGLIPVVTTDHATGEVLMMAYMNAEALRETIEKGEAVYWSRSRNKRWKKGEESGNVQVVREMRTDCDQDAIWLRVTVMGLQATCHTGFRSCFYRSIPTGPSAVNGVTLCLEEKEKVFDPKEVYGR; the protein is encoded by the coding sequence ATGAATCCGCCCTCCTTTTCGCCCCGAGGCAGCAAGCAACAGATCGAGGAAGGTCTGGAGTTGGCCCCCAAGTTCGATGAAAACGGCCTGATACCTGTGGTGACCACCGATCATGCGACCGGCGAGGTCCTGATGATGGCCTACATGAATGCCGAGGCCCTACGGGAAACCATAGAGAAGGGCGAAGCCGTTTATTGGAGCCGCAGCCGGAACAAGCGTTGGAAAAAGGGCGAAGAAAGCGGCAACGTCCAAGTGGTGCGCGAGATGCGGACCGACTGCGACCAGGACGCCATCTGGCTGCGGGTGACGGTGATGGGGCTCCAAGCCACCTGCCACACGGGCTTTCGTTCTTGTTTCTATCGTTCGATCCCGACCGGGCCATCGGCAGTCAACGGCGTGACGTTGTGCCTCGAGGAGAAAGAGAAAGTCTTCGACCCGAAAGAGGTTTACGGACGCTGA
- a CDS encoding L-histidine N(alpha)-methyltransferase, translated as MPLVPLHFHSSRFPAAVSRLWRESLESREMDHSFHYLTHRQSMRWLAVHSAHSPAKRDEACRRIYHEAFDHMARIIHEADLAVIGLGCGDGGKEAELMRVLGQGGHRPTFLSCDTSSDLILAALDTLVRTTGVRQQAPAVIADLRAAADLGPVWDRWTGRVPRIFTLFGLLPNFTPGEILPVVAGWMRPGDFLLASANLAPGNDYQAGCNQILPQYDNRETRQWLSGVLEDLGVERNHFSLDYRIGEAGGLKRVEVWATFRSDLTVQLEGREYAFDPGDRMRLFFSNRHTLELMSRQLETAGLESTGSWLAPSGEEGVWLAVKKGSAT; from the coding sequence GTGCCTTTGGTCCCCCTTCATTTCCATTCCAGCCGTTTCCCCGCCGCCGTTTCCCGCTTGTGGCGGGAGTCGCTGGAGAGTCGGGAAATGGACCACAGTTTCCATTACCTGACCCACCGACAGTCGATGCGCTGGCTGGCCGTCCACTCGGCCCACTCTCCGGCAAAACGCGACGAAGCCTGCCGCCGGATCTACCATGAGGCTTTCGACCACATGGCCCGGATCATCCATGAAGCCGACCTGGCTGTCATCGGTCTGGGCTGCGGGGATGGGGGCAAGGAGGCCGAACTCATGCGCGTCCTCGGACAGGGCGGCCACCGGCCGACCTTCCTGTCCTGCGATACCAGCAGCGACCTCATCCTGGCCGCCCTGGACACGTTGGTCCGGACCACCGGGGTGCGCCAACAAGCACCAGCGGTGATCGCGGATCTCCGGGCGGCGGCCGATCTCGGCCCGGTCTGGGACCGTTGGACCGGACGCGTTCCGCGCATATTCACGCTCTTCGGCCTGCTGCCCAATTTCACCCCGGGTGAAATCCTGCCGGTGGTGGCCGGGTGGATGCGTCCCGGTGACTTTCTCCTGGCCAGCGCCAACCTGGCCCCGGGAAATGACTATCAGGCCGGATGCAACCAAATACTCCCCCAATATGACAACCGGGAAACCCGGCAGTGGCTTTCCGGCGTCCTGGAGGACCTGGGGGTGGAGCGGAACCACTTTTCCCTCGATTACCGGATCGGGGAGGCCGGGGGTTTGAAACGGGTGGAGGTCTGGGCCACCTTCCGGAGCGACCTCACGGTCCAACTTGAGGGAAGGGAATATGCCTTTGACCCGGGGGACCGGATGAGGCTCTTTTTCTCCAACCGCCACACCTTGGAATTGATGTCGCGGCAACTGGAGACGGCCGGTCTGGAGTCGACCGGGAGTTGGCTGGCCCCTTCGGGTGAAGAAGGGGTTTGGCTGGCGGTCAAAAAAGGTTCGGCCACATGA
- a CDS encoding pyridoxine 5'-phosphate synthase, protein MIHLGVNIDHVATLRQARYRNEPPGHVSVEPDPVEAALEAVAGGAQGITAHLREDRRHIIDRDVMELKSRVPAPLNLEMAVTAGMVAFALRLKPAEACLVPESREEVTTEGGLDVAGQREKIRAAVGELSAAGIRVSLFIDPDPTQIEAAVSTGAPVVELHTGAYSRAVTEPGKSASLSILRAAAEQAHAAGLQVNAGHGLNYRNVSAFLATPHLHTLNIGHAIVSRAVFFGMQKAVKDMVHLLGKPIP, encoded by the coding sequence GTGATCCATCTTGGCGTCAACATCGACCACGTCGCCACCCTGCGCCAAGCGCGCTACCGCAACGAGCCGCCCGGCCATGTTTCTGTTGAGCCCGACCCGGTGGAAGCGGCGCTCGAGGCCGTGGCGGGCGGCGCCCAGGGCATCACGGCCCACCTGCGGGAGGACCGCCGTCACATCATCGACCGGGATGTGATGGAGTTGAAATCCCGGGTGCCCGCGCCCCTGAACCTGGAGATGGCGGTGACGGCCGGCATGGTGGCCTTCGCCCTGCGACTCAAACCGGCCGAGGCCTGTCTGGTGCCGGAGAGCCGGGAAGAAGTCACCACCGAAGGTGGTCTGGATGTCGCCGGGCAGCGGGAGAAAATCCGGGCCGCGGTGGGAGAATTGTCTGCGGCCGGCATCCGGGTGAGCCTGTTCATCGACCCCGATCCAACCCAGATCGAGGCGGCGGTGTCGACCGGGGCGCCGGTGGTGGAGCTGCATACCGGAGCCTATTCCCGCGCGGTGACGGAACCCGGGAAATCCGCCTCGCTGTCGATTTTGCGAGCCGCCGCCGAACAGGCGCATGCCGCCGGCCTCCAGGTCAATGCCGGGCATGGTCTTAATTACCGTAACGTCAGCGCCTTCCTTGCCACCCCCCACCTCCACACGCTGAATATCGGCCATGCCATCGTTTCCCGGGCGGTGTTCTTCGGCATGCAGAAGGCGGTCAAAGACATGGTGCACCTGCTGGGAAAGCCGATCCCATGA
- a CDS encoding NAD(P)H-hydrate dehydratase: MKVLPAGLLREAEAAAIASGAATVEGLMEAAVEGCLRVFAARPDWPRRVLVLAGKGNNGNDALLLASNLRSAGREVVVVSAGPITERTRVNLEQVKREESSAWIWPDHPEVGGSWTVVDGLLGTGSSGEPRGAVAEMLNWSDGKEIHGVRVALDFPSGMDPDTGSVAGPCFRADWTLAIGAVKPGCLADAARGRVGRLLAITLPLAFPPSGKGEAFIGPGEACRWIRPLPADLYKHRKGEVAVWAGSPGMAGAALLASRAALRAGAGLVRLFTHPELVPLLAVATPEVMVRAVECRGALPETLVQSGTILAGPGVGRSKDAGLLLRRLAEETRAAVLLDADALHPLAGQPECLAQFSKRGCVLTPHAGELAVLLGERSTGRREAVKAWHARHPGTVLVAKGPNTLVIDHLGAISHNATGHPGMATAGMGDVLSGIITALMAGGYPPDIAARLGVCWHGRAAELAVEGGAEQTLVAGDVIESLPAAWSEMERLAAGSASGPARWSG, from the coding sequence ATGAAAGTGCTGCCGGCCGGGTTGCTCCGAGAAGCCGAGGCCGCGGCGATAGCGTCGGGTGCCGCCACGGTGGAGGGGTTGATGGAGGCCGCGGTGGAGGGATGCCTGCGGGTTTTTGCGGCCCGCCCCGATTGGCCCCGGCGGGTCCTGGTATTGGCCGGCAAGGGGAACAATGGCAACGACGCCCTCCTCCTGGCCTCGAACCTGCGATCTGCCGGCCGTGAAGTGGTCGTGGTATCGGCCGGTCCCATCACCGAAAGAACCCGGGTGAATTTAGAACAAGTGAAGCGTGAGGAATCCTCCGCTTGGATCTGGCCAGACCATCCAGAAGTGGGAGGCTCGTGGACCGTGGTCGATGGATTGCTGGGCACCGGTTCGTCCGGCGAGCCCCGGGGTGCGGTGGCGGAAATGCTCAACTGGTCTGATGGCAAAGAAATCCACGGCGTGCGGGTGGCTTTGGATTTTCCATCGGGGATGGACCCGGATACCGGTTCGGTAGCGGGACCCTGTTTTCGGGCCGACTGGACTCTGGCTATCGGGGCGGTCAAACCCGGTTGCCTGGCGGATGCGGCGCGAGGCCGGGTCGGGCGGTTGTTGGCGATCACCCTCCCCCTCGCTTTTCCTCCCTCTGGAAAGGGGGAGGCATTCATCGGTCCGGGCGAGGCCTGCCGATGGATCAGGCCCCTGCCCGCCGATCTGTACAAGCACCGGAAAGGCGAGGTGGCCGTATGGGCGGGTTCGCCCGGCATGGCGGGTGCGGCCCTGTTGGCCAGCCGGGCCGCGTTGCGCGCTGGAGCCGGCTTGGTGCGACTCTTCACCCATCCGGAATTGGTGCCGCTGCTGGCGGTGGCCACTCCCGAAGTGATGGTCCGCGCGGTCGAGTGCCGGGGGGCCTTGCCGGAAACACTGGTCCAGTCGGGCACGATCCTGGCCGGTCCGGGAGTGGGACGCTCGAAGGATGCGGGCTTGCTGCTTCGCCGCCTGGCCGAGGAAACCCGGGCCGCCGTACTCTTGGATGCCGACGCGCTGCATCCTTTGGCAGGGCAGCCGGAATGTCTGGCGCAGTTTTCCAAACGGGGATGTGTGCTCACCCCGCATGCGGGTGAATTGGCGGTATTGTTGGGTGAGCGATCAACCGGACGGAGGGAGGCGGTGAAGGCCTGGCACGCCCGCCACCCCGGCACCGTTCTGGTGGCCAAGGGGCCGAACACCCTGGTGATCGACCACCTGGGCGCCATCAGCCACAATGCCACCGGCCATCCGGGCATGGCCACGGCCGGGATGGGCGATGTTCTATCCGGGATCATCACCGCCCTGATGGCCGGAGGTTATCCGCCGGACATCGCCGCGCGACTCGGGGTCTGCTGGCACGGGCGCGCCGCAGAGCTTGCGGTGGAGGGGGGTGCCGAACAAACGCTGGTGGCGGGGGATGTCATCGAGTCCCTTCCCGCCGCCTGGTCGGAAATGGAACGGTTGGCCGCGGGTAGTGCTTCCGGTCCGGCCCGATGGAGTGGATGA
- the acpS gene encoding holo-ACP synthase translates to MNGRVLGTGIDLVECERIARSMEKFGDRFLDRIFLPAEVAYARAQKFPERHLAARFAAKEAASKAFGTGIGSVLGWREMEVRRDESGAPFMVLHGGALDLLRERGASAMMISLTHTDHYAAATAILISA, encoded by the coding sequence ATGAATGGCCGTGTCCTGGGTACGGGCATCGACCTGGTGGAATGCGAACGCATTGCCCGCTCCATGGAAAAGTTTGGTGACCGCTTCCTCGACCGGATTTTCCTCCCGGCGGAAGTGGCCTACGCACGGGCGCAAAAATTCCCCGAGCGTCATCTGGCGGCGCGGTTTGCCGCCAAAGAGGCCGCCAGCAAGGCCTTCGGCACGGGCATCGGGTCCGTGCTGGGGTGGCGAGAAATGGAGGTGCGGCGCGATGAGTCGGGGGCACCGTTCATGGTGTTGCATGGCGGGGCGCTCGATCTTCTGCGGGAACGCGGGGCCTCGGCCATGATGATTTCCCTAACCCACACCGACCATTATGCGGCGGCGACCGCGATCCTGATATCCGCATGA
- a CDS encoding PEP-CTERM sorting domain-containing protein, with protein MKRFSMFAFFALAPFFAEAQTSIPTGSSASTYTANSGNYILSGNLTYTGTAANGAILLSPGSALQIGPNSVLSSTDTSGGARAIRLTNNAGNFSITVGSNSTVQAQSNDGIKQQNNGSLITLTNNGTIRTFKSTTFNASVGQALDFDGNTGVSTITNNVGALIQADGADAIRVGSNMSIFNYGTIKGNSNVNDNAANNNSSYNFANTFDTSEAVDFRSAANASLTNNGTIIGTRHGVDGDTAATNITINNLSGGSIIGQNGSGIGSDATNISASNYLVNNYGLIRGDYAGVGNIFDRSGAASIDGDGDGVDIDGGATINNFTGASILATGAAGYDSGGRANGSDGISIGGGIINNSGLIQGANNGIIVNNDSVASRSGVAATTITNNSTGTIAGLNGFAIRLENKLGDARDNDTIINYGTITANGTIPTPTGVVTRQYGETDANSVGTLDGVAYSGNGSARFIRGDGAAIQTGEGNDAITNYGTITGNSGRAISMEGGNDTLTVSGGSAVINGAVNGGTGSDTLNFSPGAGNTFNATSAFSNFEQININAGKTILNTSLTANGTGNGAVNIKNGGNLNLASTNNSTVIVESGGQLTGTGSVGALTLQSGALLAPGNSPGTITADSVIWDGGADFVFELGATSDQLVILGALTKGSAGTYEIILTAGEGLSEGLKDLITFNSTNFNGSDFTIINNTPGLIGNLVLNGSTLSYNVTTVPEPSTALLVVLGLGVLAAGRRRAV; from the coding sequence ATGAAACGTTTTTCGATGTTCGCCTTCTTCGCACTAGCCCCGTTTTTCGCGGAAGCGCAAACCTCCATCCCCACTGGATCATCCGCTTCCACGTACACTGCCAATTCTGGAAACTACATCCTTTCCGGCAACCTCACCTACACTGGAACGGCGGCCAATGGTGCCATTCTCTTGAGCCCGGGGTCTGCGCTCCAGATCGGACCGAACTCGGTCTTGTCTTCAACGGATACATCCGGAGGAGCCCGGGCCATCCGACTGACCAACAACGCTGGAAATTTTTCCATCACCGTCGGATCCAACAGCACGGTACAGGCCCAGTCCAACGACGGGATCAAGCAGCAGAATAACGGCTCCCTGATCACCTTGACCAATAACGGCACCATCCGGACCTTCAAATCCACCACGTTCAATGCCTCGGTCGGCCAGGCCCTCGACTTCGATGGCAACACCGGCGTCAGCACCATCACCAACAACGTCGGTGCCCTGATCCAGGCCGATGGCGCCGATGCCATCCGCGTGGGCAGCAACATGTCCATTTTCAACTACGGCACGATCAAGGGCAACAGCAACGTCAACGACAACGCCGCCAACAACAACAGCAGTTATAATTTCGCCAACACTTTCGATACCTCGGAAGCGGTCGACTTCCGCAGTGCCGCCAATGCCTCCCTGACCAACAACGGCACCATCATCGGCACCCGGCATGGCGTCGACGGAGATACCGCCGCCACCAATATCACCATCAACAACCTCAGCGGCGGAAGCATCATCGGCCAGAACGGTTCCGGCATCGGTTCCGATGCCACCAACATCTCGGCTTCGAACTACCTCGTCAACAACTACGGCCTTATCCGCGGCGACTACGCCGGGGTCGGCAATATCTTCGACCGTTCCGGCGCGGCCAGCATCGATGGCGACGGAGACGGCGTGGACATCGACGGCGGCGCCACCATCAACAACTTTACCGGCGCGAGCATCCTCGCCACCGGTGCCGCAGGATACGATTCCGGTGGACGGGCCAACGGGAGTGACGGCATTTCCATCGGGGGCGGCATCATCAACAACAGCGGGCTGATCCAAGGGGCCAACAATGGCATCATTGTCAACAACGACTCGGTCGCCAGCCGCAGCGGGGTTGCCGCCACCACCATCACCAACAACAGCACCGGCACGATCGCCGGGCTCAACGGCTTCGCCATCCGCCTGGAAAACAAGCTGGGCGACGCCCGCGACAACGACACCATCATCAACTACGGCACCATAACGGCCAACGGCACCATCCCCACCCCGACCGGTGTGGTCACCCGCCAATATGGTGAAACCGATGCCAACTCCGTGGGCACGCTCGATGGGGTGGCCTACTCCGGAAATGGTTCAGCCCGCTTCATCAGGGGCGACGGCGCGGCCATCCAGACAGGCGAGGGAAATGACGCCATCACCAATTACGGCACGATCACCGGCAACAGCGGCCGGGCCATCTCGATGGAAGGCGGCAACGACACCCTGACCGTCTCCGGCGGCTCGGCCGTGATCAACGGCGCGGTCAACGGCGGCACCGGGAGCGACACCCTCAATTTCTCCCCCGGCGCCGGCAACACGTTCAACGCCACCTCGGCCTTCTCAAATTTCGAGCAGATCAACATCAACGCCGGCAAGACCATCCTCAACACCTCTCTCACTGCCAACGGCACCGGCAATGGGGCGGTCAACATCAAGAACGGCGGCAATCTCAATCTCGCTTCCACCAACAACAGCACCGTGATCGTGGAATCGGGCGGCCAGCTCACCGGAACCGGTTCGGTGGGTGCACTCACCCTCCAGAGCGGAGCGCTCCTGGCCCCGGGCAACAGCCCCGGCACCATCACCGCCGACTCGGTCATCTGGGACGGCGGGGCCGATTTCGTCTTCGAACTCGGCGCCACCTCGGACCAGTTGGTCATCCTCGGCGCCCTGACCAAGGGCTCGGCTGGCACCTACGAAATCATCCTCACCGCGGGTGAAGGACTGAGCGAGGGCCTGAAGGACCTGATCACCTTCAATTCGACCAATTTCAACGGTTCCGATTTCACCATCATCAACAACACCCCCGGCCTGATCGGGAACCTGGTCCTCAATGGTTCGACCTTGAGCTACAACGTCACCACGGTTCCGGAGCCCTCCACGGCCCTGCTCGTCGTCCTCGGTCTCGGGGTCTTGGCCGCCGGTCGCCGCCGCGCGGTCTGA
- a CDS encoding NUDIX domain-containing protein: MKDIFDIVDAQDEVVGRAPRSLVHRDGLLHRAAHIWLLRRNGEILIQLRSAAKDRHPRTWDSSACGHVDSGEDYPAAAARECCEELGLSRAPVLTEIAYCTDTRELDHEFVRLYSGLCEGPFRPKKDEVDELRWLLPEDLSAWVAREPEAFAPSFRHLWAKYRSLL, translated from the coding sequence ATGAAAGACATCTTTGACATCGTCGACGCACAGGACGAAGTGGTCGGCAGGGCCCCGCGTTCTTTGGTGCACCGGGATGGCCTGCTCCACCGCGCGGCCCACATCTGGTTGTTGCGCCGGAACGGCGAAATCCTCATCCAACTCCGGTCGGCCGCGAAGGACCGCCATCCCCGCACCTGGGATTCCTCCGCCTGCGGGCATGTCGATTCCGGCGAGGACTATCCGGCCGCCGCGGCGCGGGAATGTTGTGAAGAACTCGGGCTGTCCCGGGCACCTGTGCTGACGGAAATCGCCTACTGCACCGACACCCGGGAACTCGACCACGAGTTTGTCCGGCTTTACAGTGGATTGTGCGAGGGCCCGTTCCGGCCCAAGAAGGATGAGGTGGACGAACTGCGTTGGCTTCTTCCCGAAGACCTGAGCGCCTGGGTGGCCCGTGAGCCGGAGGCGTTCGCCCCTTCCTTCCGCCATCTTTGGGCCAAATACCGCAGCCTGTTGTAG
- a CDS encoding DUF2752 domain-containing protein: MNSGQRVLRLLLAWVPWLGFILLVLPGPWQRVFFTPGHFLAWTGLPCPLCGGTRAMRALLLGDWSRALYLNPLAVLVVLGGLLWTAACLWEAWRGRALVPGWDQKLAPAGRWLVLLIVLYWIYHAGTAWWWPKEELLNRGGFLLRR; encoded by the coding sequence ATGAATTCCGGGCAGCGTGTCCTCAGGTTGCTTTTGGCATGGGTCCCCTGGCTGGGCTTCATACTCCTCGTGCTTCCAGGGCCGTGGCAGCGCGTGTTTTTCACTCCGGGACATTTCCTGGCCTGGACGGGCCTGCCCTGTCCACTCTGTGGAGGAACCCGGGCCATGCGGGCTCTATTGCTCGGCGACTGGTCCCGTGCCCTCTACCTGAATCCACTGGCCGTATTGGTGGTCCTGGGCGGACTGCTCTGGACGGCGGCCTGCCTATGGGAGGCCTGGCGCGGGCGGGCCTTGGTTCCCGGCTGGGACCAAAAACTGGCCCCGGCAGGCCGTTGGTTGGTCCTGCTGATCGTGCTTTATTGGATCTACCATGCCGGGACGGCCTGGTGGTGGCCCAAGGAAGAACTGCTCAACCGCGGGGGATTTTTACTCCGTCGTTAG
- the feoB gene encoding ferrous iron transport protein B: protein MIAHASETTVAAPPLHVAIIGQPNTGKTSLFNRLTGLRQRVGNYPGVTVERKEGRTAHEGRELICHDLPGTYSLNAVSPDEQIAVDALCGRTGTEPRPDVILCVAEASQLHRSLLPAIQASSLGIPIVIAANFIDEAHSKGLQLDFAKLEQRLGVPVIPTVGHKGRGIGEIKEALVRAAASRTLLRVPVWPDSIREALDFLTPHSPENTPGNPCAFTAQRALFDTSVRSLDRLAGAEESRKESLRRAHGRILSGGHHPATAEPVLISEHIRGLLDGCIVQRQAAAASWARHLDNALAHPFWGTLIFALVMLGVFQAVYSWSGPLMDAIETATSVAQQWAGSQLGGLPMLQSLVADGLIAGVGSVLVFLPQILILTLLIGLLEDTGYLARAAFLADRLFSGFGLSGKSFVPLMSSYACAIPGIMATRTIEDPRTRLTTIFIAPLMSCSARLPVYLVMIGAFVEPVYGPTVAALALFAMHLLGPVLALPLAWFLQKLVLKAPSPPFLLELPPYRLPSFRDVFWRVGQRGQRFLTDAGTVIFCITILIWAMLYFPRPEALKDQVRSAWLASASQTTGTSPAELASQLGDPESEASGQLDHAIASAYLEQSILGRAGKAIQPLFAPAGFDWKITVGVLASFPAREVIISTLGVIYNLGGEQDEESTDLRSKLQKEVWPSGPRAGQPVFTVATAVAVMVFFALCMQCGATVAIMKAEAGWPWAVSAFFLMTGMAWVGAVLSYQILSRWTPV, encoded by the coding sequence ATGATCGCCCACGCGTCGGAAACAACCGTCGCCGCCCCCCCGCTCCACGTAGCCATCATCGGCCAGCCGAACACGGGCAAGACCTCGCTCTTCAACCGTCTGACCGGGCTGCGCCAGCGCGTCGGCAACTACCCCGGAGTCACCGTCGAGCGCAAAGAAGGCCGCACCGCGCACGAAGGCCGCGAGCTCATCTGCCACGACCTTCCCGGCACCTACAGCCTCAACGCCGTCTCGCCGGACGAACAGATCGCCGTCGATGCGCTCTGTGGCCGCACTGGCACCGAACCCCGGCCCGATGTCATCCTCTGCGTGGCCGAAGCCTCACAACTCCATCGTTCCCTCCTCCCGGCCATCCAGGCCTCCAGTCTCGGCATCCCGATCGTCATCGCCGCCAACTTCATCGATGAGGCCCATTCCAAGGGCTTGCAACTCGATTTCGCCAAACTGGAGCAGCGCCTGGGTGTGCCGGTCATCCCCACCGTGGGGCACAAGGGCCGGGGCATCGGCGAAATCAAAGAAGCCCTGGTCCGGGCCGCCGCCTCCCGGACCCTCCTCCGGGTCCCCGTCTGGCCGGACTCCATCCGGGAAGCCCTTGATTTCCTCACACCTCACTCACCTGAAAATACCCCCGGCAACCCCTGCGCCTTCACGGCCCAGCGGGCCCTCTTTGATACCTCGGTCCGGTCCCTCGACCGGTTGGCCGGGGCCGAAGAATCACGGAAAGAATCGCTGCGCCGCGCCCACGGCCGCATCCTCTCCGGCGGACACCACCCGGCCACCGCCGAGCCGGTCCTTATATCCGAACACATCCGCGGATTGCTTGACGGGTGCATCGTCCAGCGCCAGGCCGCGGCTGCTTCCTGGGCCCGCCACCTCGACAACGCCCTGGCCCATCCCTTCTGGGGCACCCTCATCTTTGCCCTGGTCATGCTGGGTGTTTTCCAGGCTGTTTACTCCTGGTCCGGCCCGTTGATGGACGCCATCGAGACCGCCACCAGTGTTGCCCAGCAATGGGCTGGTAGCCAACTCGGGGGCCTGCCCATGCTCCAGAGCCTGGTCGCCGACGGTCTCATCGCCGGCGTGGGCTCGGTCCTTGTCTTCCTGCCCCAGATCCTGATTCTCACCCTGCTCATCGGGTTGTTGGAAGACACCGGTTACCTGGCCCGCGCCGCCTTCCTTGCCGACCGTCTTTTCAGCGGATTCGGCCTGAGTGGAAAGAGCTTTGTTCCCCTGATGTCGAGCTACGCCTGTGCCATTCCCGGCATCATGGCCACCCGCACCATCGAAGACCCGCGCACCCGCCTGACCACGATCTTCATCGCCCCCCTGATGAGTTGTTCGGCCCGCCTCCCGGTCTATCTGGTCATGATCGGGGCCTTCGTTGAACCCGTCTACGGCCCGACCGTGGCCGCACTCGCCCTTTTTGCCATGCACTTGCTGGGCCCGGTTCTGGCCTTGCCTCTGGCCTGGTTCCTCCAGAAACTGGTGCTGAAGGCGCCTTCCCCGCCCTTCCTCCTCGAACTTCCACCCTACCGTCTTCCTTCGTTCCGTGACGTCTTCTGGCGGGTGGGCCAGCGCGGACAACGCTTCCTCACCGATGCCGGCACCGTCATCTTCTGCATCACCATCTTGATTTGGGCCATGCTCTACTTTCCCCGACCGGAGGCCCTCAAGGACCAGGTCCGCTCCGCTTGGCTGGCCTCCGCTTCCCAAACCACGGGAACCTCTCCCGCCGAACTCGCCTCCCAACTCGGGGACCCGGAGAGCGAAGCCTCCGGCCAGCTCGACCATGCCATCGCTTCGGCCTACCTCGAACAAAGCATCCTCGGCCGCGCGGGCAAGGCCATCCAGCCGCTCTTCGCACCGGCGGGCTTCGATTGGAAAATCACCGTCGGGGTCCTGGCCAGCTTCCCCGCCCGCGAGGTCATCATTTCCACCCTGGGGGTGATCTACAATCTGGGTGGCGAACAGGACGAGGAATCCACCGACCTGCGGAGCAAGCTCCAGAAAGAAGTCTGGCCCTCGGGCCCCCGGGCCGGACAGCCCGTATTCACAGTCGCCACGGCCGTAGCGGTCATGGTCTTTTTTGCCCTTTGCATGCAATGCGGTGCCACCGTGGCCATCATGAAGGCCGAGGCCGGATGGCCTTGGGCCGTGTCCGCGTTCTTCCTCATGACCGGAATGGCCTGGGTAGGTGCGGTCCTGAGTTACCAGATCCTCTCCCGCTGGACCCCTGTCTAA
- a CDS encoding FeoA domain-containing protein yields the protein MSKLSSLRSGQKAHLEDIGPDAVLAQRLMATGLMPGHEIDLQHKMPLGGPVLCRFPSGKLGIRHADAQKLRVKKSPTVPPKP from the coding sequence ATGTCAAAACTCAGCTCCCTTCGCAGCGGTCAAAAAGCCCACTTGGAAGATATCGGGCCGGATGCGGTTCTGGCCCAGCGATTGATGGCGACTGGTTTGATGCCCGGCCATGAAATCGACCTCCAGCACAAGATGCCGCTGGGTGGTCCCGTGCTTTGTCGATTCCCCTCGGGCAAGCTCGGTATCCGTCATGCCGATGCCCAGAAGCTCCGGGTCAAGAAATCCCCCACCGTCCCGCCCAAGCCATGA